A window of Apium graveolens cultivar Ventura chromosome 8, ASM990537v1, whole genome shotgun sequence contains these coding sequences:
- the LOC141676862 gene encoding uncharacterized protein LOC141676862 isoform X1, with amino-acid sequence MKSSSSSSSGKKATRIKGRGLIDEVFSWPLAALRNHDHYIGKVNPIPDKFSSLGEYTNSFKLPLLEETHADLVSKMESINSAPIREISSVRTSNAFNQSRDLLYTLILKEKREGNIHNNHDKEMYVPQVGHLIALTTTKPKHVSDLDKPKSPYLLAVVQKIKVKSSDTVEILTSQNVSWCWRVKGKNKSTRKQEVEEKEKMYAVHLTSLTTNIRIWQALNSELESKSMKLIEQLIKDSKIGANCAICFSEHTEDTRKSNLKKAICRFNLNKSQELAVWTCINARDCQHKYTVKLIWGPPGTGKTKTVASLLFALSILKCRTVICAPTNIAVLGVAARLMSLLRDAPEYDAYGIGDIVLFGNDERMKIDDHEELIDVFLEKRVPILSQCLSPFFGWKSCLESMICFLQNPEKEFELYLQALKEKSLSEDQEDKGVVHGDENWKKPSSQKMDENKLKSKKSFLCSDLTKLLTEEKIEPHQESDDDEGVKKMGGFDPKKKAGKGKAQLIEERDDRWETLAQFQDRKKKATKNQLTSHKNPAPILSIDWKPREKKIYIPENQLTLDEFLIKRYNILEKQLVFVVQNLYKHLPTSFIPLTVVKIMIKAISLLQTFGTLLQEVAASSKGLAEVSKEIKESGESTSTKEFYKMKTECLQVLVVLRDTFTVPQFSNDYEISRFCLKNACLLFCTANGSIKLHTKEMTPVELLVVDEAAQLKECESTIPLQLPGLRHAILVGDERQLPAMVQSKIKTEFGRSLFQRLVFVEKNLLKIQYRMHPDISRFPNKVFYDNQILNGPNVTEKSYHKHFYKRNIFGFGSYAFLNISNGREEIDNRNSRKNTVEVAVVAELVRRLYKESLSKKQKVSVGCIAPYSSQVQAIQEKLGDAYSREAGSNFCVNARSVDGFQGGEDDVIIISTVACNADGYIGFFASKQRANVALTRARHCLLILGNEETLKKRRTIWRKLVFDAKARGCFYNASKDDGLARVMTDALVDGGKSLSRQFAAMSVSTEERPRHRSTRNHSRSKKNLASPASKNSRGSSDLFY; translated from the exons ATGAAGAGCTCTAGCAGCAGCAGTAGTGGGAAGAAAGCTACAAGGATAAAGGGTAGAGGCCTTATAGATGAGGTTTTTTCTTGGCCCCTTGCTGCTCTTCGAAACCATGATCACTACATCGGAAAG GTGAATCCAATTCCAGACAAATTCTCATCTTTAGGGGAATACACGAATTCTTTCAAGTTACCTCTTCTTGAGGAAACACATGCAGATTTGGTGTCAAAAATGGAGTCAATTAATTCTGCTCCCATTCGCGAGATAAGTTCTGTAAGAACCTCTAATGCATTCAATCAATCCAGAGACTTGCTCTATACACTGATTCTGAAAGAAAAAAGGGAAGGTAATATTCACAACAACCATGACAAAGAAATGTATGTGCCACAAGTAGGACATCTCATTGCCTTGACCACTACAAAGCCGAAACATGTCAGTGATCTGGACAAACCTAAAAGTCCTTATCTTCTTGCTGTAGTCCAAAAGATCAAGGTAAAGAGTTCTGATACAGTCGAAATATTAACCTCACAAAATGTAAGTTGGTGTTGGAGAGTGAAGGGAAAAAATAAATCTACACGGAAGCAGGAAGTGGAAGAGAAGGAGAAAATGTATGCAGTACATCTCACCAGTTTGACAACAAATATTCGTATATGGCAAGCTTTAAACTCGGAGCTGGAAAGCAAAAGCATGAAACTTATCGAGCAATTAATCAAGGACTCCAAA ATTGGTGCAAATTGTGCAATTTGCTTTTCTGAACACACCGAAGATACCAgaaaatcgaacttaaagaaAGCTATTTGTCGTTTTAACTTAAACAAATCCCAAGAATTAGCCGTTTGGACTTGTATAAATGCAAGAGACTGTCAGCATAAGTACACTGTGAAACTAATATGGGGACCTCCAGGAACGGGGAAAACAAAGACAGTAGCTTCGCTACTCTTTGCCTTGTCAATTTTGAAATGCAGGACAGTGATCTGTGCTCCCACAAATATTGCAGTGTTGGGGGTTGCAGCCCGTCTTATGAGTCTACTGAGAGATGCCCCCGAATACGATGCTTATGGTATTGGTGATATAGTTTTGTTTGGAAATGATGAGCGGATGAAGATTGATGATCATGAAGAACTTATAGATGTATTTCTGGAGAAGCGTGTCCCAATTCTTTCTCAATGTCTTTCTCCATTCTTTGGTTGGAAGAGTTGCTTAGAATCAATGATCTGTTTTCTTCAAAACCCTGAAAAGGAATTTGAGTTGTACTTGCAAGCGCTAAAAGAGAAAAGTCTCAGTGAAGATCAAGAAGACAAGGGAGTGGTACATGGAGATGAAAACTGGAAGAAGCCAAGTTCCCAAAAAATGGACGAAAACAAGTTAAAGTCAAAGAAATCTTTTCTTTGCAGTGATTTAACGAAACTTTTGACTGAGGAAAAAATCGAGCCTCATCAAGAAAGTGATGATGATGAAGGTGTTAAAAAAATGGGTGGTTTCGATCCAAAGAAAAAGGCTGGCAAAGGAAAAGCCCAACTAATAGAAGAAAGAGATGATCGTTGGGAGACACTTGCTCAGTTTCAGGACAGGAAGAAGAAAGCCACAAAGAATCAGTTGACTTCCCATAAAAATCCAGCTCCAATTCTTAGTATAGATTGGAAACCCCGGGAGAAAAAAATTTATATACCAGAGAATCAGTTGACTTTGGATGAATTTCTCATCAAAAGGTACAATATACTTGAAAAGCAACTGGTTTTCGTTGTTCAAAACTTATACAAACATTTGCCGACGTCCTTTATCCCCCTGAcagtagtaaagataatgatTAAAGCTATTTCTTTACTTCAAACATTTGGCACGCTGTTGCAAGAAGTTGCTGCTTCCAGTAAAGGATTAGCTGAAGTATCTAAAGAGATCAAAGAATCAGGGGAAAGTACGAGCACTAAAGAGTTTTATAAAATGAAAACAGAGTGCCTACAAGTGCTAGTTGTCCTTCGTGACACTTTTACAGTTCCACAGTTCTCCAACGATTATGAGATTAGTCGTTTCTGTTTGAAAAACGCATGTTTGCTCTTCTGCACTGCCAACGGCTCTATAAAATTGCATACCAAAGAAATGACACCAGTGGAACTGCTGGTTGTGGACGAAGCTGCACAACTCAAAGAATGTGAATCTACAATTCCATTGCAACTTCCTGGTCTTCGCCATGCTATACTTGTAGGAGATGAGAGGCAACTTCCTGCAATGGTCCAAAGCAAG ATAAAGACTGAGTTCGGTAGAAGCTTATTCCAGAGGCTGGTTTTTGTGGAAAAGAACTTGCTCAAAATTCAATACAGGATGCATCCAGATATAAGCAGGTTCCCCAACAAGGTTTTTTATGACAATCAGATACTCAATGGTCCAAATGTAACAGAAAAGTCTTACCATAAGCATTTCTACAAACGAAACATTTTTGGATTCGGATCTTATGCTTTCTTGAATATATCAAATGGGAGGGAAGAGATTGACAATAGGAACAGCAGGAAAAATACAGTGGAAGTTGCTGTGGTTGCTGAGCTAGTACGAAGACTTTATAAAG AATCTTTATCGAAAAAGCAGAAGGTTAGTGTTGGTTGCATAGCACCGTATAGCTCTCAAGTTCAGGCAATACAGGAAAAACTAGGAGATGCGTACAGTAGGGAAGCAGGAAGCAATTTTTGTGTGAATGCTCGATCGGTAGATGGTTTTCAGGGTGGTGAAGACGATGTGATCATAATCTCTACTGTAGCTTGTAATGCAGATGGATATATTGGATTTTTTGCCAGCAAGCAGAGAGCAAATGTGGCTTTAACTCGCGCAAG GCATTGCCTGTTGATATTGGGAAACGAAGAAACACTAAAAAAGAGGCGAACCATTTGGCGGAAGTTAGTCTTTGATGCAAAGGCTAGGGGTTGTTTCTATAATGCTAGTAAGGATGATGGTCTGGCTCGAGTTATGACAGATGCACTTGTTGATGGTGGGAAGTCCTTGTCGAGACAATTTGCAGCAATGAGTGTAAGCACTGAAGAAAGACCACGGCATAGAAGTACAAG AAATCATTCCAGATCCAAGAAAAACTTGGCATCTCCTGCATCTAAAAATAGCAGAGGTTCATCTGACCTCTTCTATTAA
- the LOC141676862 gene encoding uncharacterized protein LOC141676862 isoform X2, translated as MESINSAPIREISSVRTSNAFNQSRDLLYTLILKEKREGNIHNNHDKEMYVPQVGHLIALTTTKPKHVSDLDKPKSPYLLAVVQKIKVKSSDTVEILTSQNVSWCWRVKGKNKSTRKQEVEEKEKMYAVHLTSLTTNIRIWQALNSELESKSMKLIEQLIKDSKIGANCAICFSEHTEDTRKSNLKKAICRFNLNKSQELAVWTCINARDCQHKYTVKLIWGPPGTGKTKTVASLLFALSILKCRTVICAPTNIAVLGVAARLMSLLRDAPEYDAYGIGDIVLFGNDERMKIDDHEELIDVFLEKRVPILSQCLSPFFGWKSCLESMICFLQNPEKEFELYLQALKEKSLSEDQEDKGVVHGDENWKKPSSQKMDENKLKSKKSFLCSDLTKLLTEEKIEPHQESDDDEGVKKMGGFDPKKKAGKGKAQLIEERDDRWETLAQFQDRKKKATKNQLTSHKNPAPILSIDWKPREKKIYIPENQLTLDEFLIKRYNILEKQLVFVVQNLYKHLPTSFIPLTVVKIMIKAISLLQTFGTLLQEVAASSKGLAEVSKEIKESGESTSTKEFYKMKTECLQVLVVLRDTFTVPQFSNDYEISRFCLKNACLLFCTANGSIKLHTKEMTPVELLVVDEAAQLKECESTIPLQLPGLRHAILVGDERQLPAMVQSKIKTEFGRSLFQRLVFVEKNLLKIQYRMHPDISRFPNKVFYDNQILNGPNVTEKSYHKHFYKRNIFGFGSYAFLNISNGREEIDNRNSRKNTVEVAVVAELVRRLYKESLSKKQKVSVGCIAPYSSQVQAIQEKLGDAYSREAGSNFCVNARSVDGFQGGEDDVIIISTVACNADGYIGFFASKQRANVALTRARHCLLILGNEETLKKRRTIWRKLVFDAKARGCFYNASKDDGLARVMTDALVDGGKSLSRQFAAMSVSTEERPRHRSTRNHSRSKKNLASPASKNSRGSSDLFY; from the exons ATGGAGTCAATTAATTCTGCTCCCATTCGCGAGATAAGTTCTGTAAGAACCTCTAATGCATTCAATCAATCCAGAGACTTGCTCTATACACTGATTCTGAAAGAAAAAAGGGAAGGTAATATTCACAACAACCATGACAAAGAAATGTATGTGCCACAAGTAGGACATCTCATTGCCTTGACCACTACAAAGCCGAAACATGTCAGTGATCTGGACAAACCTAAAAGTCCTTATCTTCTTGCTGTAGTCCAAAAGATCAAGGTAAAGAGTTCTGATACAGTCGAAATATTAACCTCACAAAATGTAAGTTGGTGTTGGAGAGTGAAGGGAAAAAATAAATCTACACGGAAGCAGGAAGTGGAAGAGAAGGAGAAAATGTATGCAGTACATCTCACCAGTTTGACAACAAATATTCGTATATGGCAAGCTTTAAACTCGGAGCTGGAAAGCAAAAGCATGAAACTTATCGAGCAATTAATCAAGGACTCCAAA ATTGGTGCAAATTGTGCAATTTGCTTTTCTGAACACACCGAAGATACCAgaaaatcgaacttaaagaaAGCTATTTGTCGTTTTAACTTAAACAAATCCCAAGAATTAGCCGTTTGGACTTGTATAAATGCAAGAGACTGTCAGCATAAGTACACTGTGAAACTAATATGGGGACCTCCAGGAACGGGGAAAACAAAGACAGTAGCTTCGCTACTCTTTGCCTTGTCAATTTTGAAATGCAGGACAGTGATCTGTGCTCCCACAAATATTGCAGTGTTGGGGGTTGCAGCCCGTCTTATGAGTCTACTGAGAGATGCCCCCGAATACGATGCTTATGGTATTGGTGATATAGTTTTGTTTGGAAATGATGAGCGGATGAAGATTGATGATCATGAAGAACTTATAGATGTATTTCTGGAGAAGCGTGTCCCAATTCTTTCTCAATGTCTTTCTCCATTCTTTGGTTGGAAGAGTTGCTTAGAATCAATGATCTGTTTTCTTCAAAACCCTGAAAAGGAATTTGAGTTGTACTTGCAAGCGCTAAAAGAGAAAAGTCTCAGTGAAGATCAAGAAGACAAGGGAGTGGTACATGGAGATGAAAACTGGAAGAAGCCAAGTTCCCAAAAAATGGACGAAAACAAGTTAAAGTCAAAGAAATCTTTTCTTTGCAGTGATTTAACGAAACTTTTGACTGAGGAAAAAATCGAGCCTCATCAAGAAAGTGATGATGATGAAGGTGTTAAAAAAATGGGTGGTTTCGATCCAAAGAAAAAGGCTGGCAAAGGAAAAGCCCAACTAATAGAAGAAAGAGATGATCGTTGGGAGACACTTGCTCAGTTTCAGGACAGGAAGAAGAAAGCCACAAAGAATCAGTTGACTTCCCATAAAAATCCAGCTCCAATTCTTAGTATAGATTGGAAACCCCGGGAGAAAAAAATTTATATACCAGAGAATCAGTTGACTTTGGATGAATTTCTCATCAAAAGGTACAATATACTTGAAAAGCAACTGGTTTTCGTTGTTCAAAACTTATACAAACATTTGCCGACGTCCTTTATCCCCCTGAcagtagtaaagataatgatTAAAGCTATTTCTTTACTTCAAACATTTGGCACGCTGTTGCAAGAAGTTGCTGCTTCCAGTAAAGGATTAGCTGAAGTATCTAAAGAGATCAAAGAATCAGGGGAAAGTACGAGCACTAAAGAGTTTTATAAAATGAAAACAGAGTGCCTACAAGTGCTAGTTGTCCTTCGTGACACTTTTACAGTTCCACAGTTCTCCAACGATTATGAGATTAGTCGTTTCTGTTTGAAAAACGCATGTTTGCTCTTCTGCACTGCCAACGGCTCTATAAAATTGCATACCAAAGAAATGACACCAGTGGAACTGCTGGTTGTGGACGAAGCTGCACAACTCAAAGAATGTGAATCTACAATTCCATTGCAACTTCCTGGTCTTCGCCATGCTATACTTGTAGGAGATGAGAGGCAACTTCCTGCAATGGTCCAAAGCAAG ATAAAGACTGAGTTCGGTAGAAGCTTATTCCAGAGGCTGGTTTTTGTGGAAAAGAACTTGCTCAAAATTCAATACAGGATGCATCCAGATATAAGCAGGTTCCCCAACAAGGTTTTTTATGACAATCAGATACTCAATGGTCCAAATGTAACAGAAAAGTCTTACCATAAGCATTTCTACAAACGAAACATTTTTGGATTCGGATCTTATGCTTTCTTGAATATATCAAATGGGAGGGAAGAGATTGACAATAGGAACAGCAGGAAAAATACAGTGGAAGTTGCTGTGGTTGCTGAGCTAGTACGAAGACTTTATAAAG AATCTTTATCGAAAAAGCAGAAGGTTAGTGTTGGTTGCATAGCACCGTATAGCTCTCAAGTTCAGGCAATACAGGAAAAACTAGGAGATGCGTACAGTAGGGAAGCAGGAAGCAATTTTTGTGTGAATGCTCGATCGGTAGATGGTTTTCAGGGTGGTGAAGACGATGTGATCATAATCTCTACTGTAGCTTGTAATGCAGATGGATATATTGGATTTTTTGCCAGCAAGCAGAGAGCAAATGTGGCTTTAACTCGCGCAAG GCATTGCCTGTTGATATTGGGAAACGAAGAAACACTAAAAAAGAGGCGAACCATTTGGCGGAAGTTAGTCTTTGATGCAAAGGCTAGGGGTTGTTTCTATAATGCTAGTAAGGATGATGGTCTGGCTCGAGTTATGACAGATGCACTTGTTGATGGTGGGAAGTCCTTGTCGAGACAATTTGCAGCAATGAGTGTAAGCACTGAAGAAAGACCACGGCATAGAAGTACAAG AAATCATTCCAGATCCAAGAAAAACTTGGCATCTCCTGCATCTAAAAATAGCAGAGGTTCATCTGACCTCTTCTATTAA